One Phaseolus vulgaris cultivar G19833 chromosome 2, P. vulgaris v2.0, whole genome shotgun sequence DNA window includes the following coding sequences:
- the LOC137810767 gene encoding uncharacterized protein: MPQDITYQHPLFGGKISCTFPNRFQDVSDIREVPGHQEVFADPNRDESLIIEVLEFKPDIADNGSAVWFLQDLASEQDAEGTLVIEQSGVLEAPGLTYYNTPAVVTTAVGQMAISKGRQGREAQNIVKVYLANLRLKEVDTDVLVTAYEPIVINPLSESADTVGAGVAVPAAQVGCTPMDDVFKLAVTSFRVLDWSLF; this comes from the exons ATGCCACAAGATATTACTTACCAACACCCTTTATTTGGTGGCAAAATATCTTGCACGTTCCCCAACAGGTTCCAG GATGTCAGCGACATTCGAGAAGTACCTGGTCATCAG GAGGTGTTCGCAGACCCGAATCGAGACGAAAGCTTGATCATTGAGGTTTTGGAATTCAAGCCTGACATTGCTGATAATGGGAGTGCTGtatggtttcttcaagaccttgcTAGTGAACAGGATGCTGAAGGAACTCTG GTTATTGAGCAGTCAGGAGTCCTGGAAGCACCTGGTTTGACATACTACAATACTCCTGCAGTTGTAACAACTGCAGTGGGTCAGATG GCTATTTCTAAAGGTCGGCAAGGAAGGGAAGCACAAAATATTGTGAAA GTTTATTTGGCAAATTTACGTCTTAAAGAAGTTGATACTGATGTTCTAGTCACTGCATATGAGCCAATTGTTATAAA CCCTTTGAGCGAAAGCGCAGACACAGTTGGTGCTGGTGTAGCCGTTCCAGCTGCTCAAGTTGGATGTACGCCCATGGATGACGTCTTTAAACTGGCTGTTACAAGCTTCAGGGTTCTTGACTGGAGTCTTTTTTGA
- the LOC137809063 gene encoding uncharacterized protein translates to MRVLFDYHQLWDVVKSGESALADNATEAQRVTHRDQKKKDKKALYLIHQGKNDDTFEQIEGATTASEAGIILSTNYKGDDKTKRVRLQAVRCQYKLLQMETTETVDVYINKVLALTNQMKTNGETHSEQAKVEKILGSLTPRFEHVIAAIEEVNDISTMTVRLLSGSKRAHEQRMDDNKIEKPIKQALQAQA, encoded by the coding sequence atgagagttttgtttgattatcatcaGTTATGGGATGTCGTTAAGAGTGGAGAGTCTGCATTAGCTGAtaatgcaactgaggcgcaACGAGTAACGCATCGTGAccagaagaagaaggacaagAAGGCTTTAtatctcatccatcaagggaAGAATGACGATACATTTGAGCAGATAGAAGGAGCCACAACTGCAAGTGAGGCTGGGAtcattttgtcaaccaattataaaggtgatgacaagaCCAAGAGGGTGCGTCTTCAAGCCGTAAGATGCCAATATAAACTGttgcagatggaaaccacagagactgttgatgtctatataaataaagttcttgccttgacaaatcagatgaagaccaatggtgaaacacattcaGAGCAAGcaaaggtggagaagattttggggtctttaactcccagatttgaacatgttattgccgcaattgaagaggTCAACGACATTTCAAcaatgacagtaaggttattgtcCGGTTCCAAACGAGCGCATGAGCAGCGGATGGatgacaataagattgaaaaaccaattaaacaggctttacaagcacaagcctaa